A part of Leishmania panamensis strain MHOM/PA/94/PSC-1 chromosome 34 sequence genomic DNA contains:
- a CDS encoding hypothetical protein (TriTrypDB/GeneDB-style sysID: LpmP.34.4690): MGCVTARAARDDVANSNKCSKISKVRSTQVTAENNPEEMEEDYVAHFVAGYMTDCSPKGTVTTYEDYRGFEMSTMNHVSKNKADKLCKWIDQALQDRHRLNNDLFFNPQNPSSWPKDVIAAHLSSPSFSDRNTIQEAVPK; encoded by the coding sequence ATGGGGTGCGTcacagcgcgcgctgccCGTGATGACGTTGCCAACAGCAATAAATGCAGCAAGATCTCGAAAGTGAGGTCCACGCAGGTCACTGCAGAGAACAACCccgaggagatggaggaggactACGTTGCGCACTTTGTGGCCGGCTACATGACTGACTGCTCGCCGAAAGGTACGGTCACCACGTATGAGGATTACCGCGGCTTTGAAATGTCCACGATGAATCACGTGTCCAAGAACAAGGCGGATAAACTATGCAAGTGGATCGACCAAGCTCTGCAAGACCGTCACAGACTCAACAACGACCTCTTCTTCAACCCGCAGAATCCTTCCTCGTGGCCGAAGGACGTCATCGCAGCCCATTTATCCTCACCCTCCTTCAGTGATCGAAATACCATTCAGGAGGCAGTGCCCAAGTGA
- a CDS encoding proteasome alpha 1 subunit, putative (TriTrypDB/GeneDB-style sysID: LpmP.34.4700): MNRAGFDKYITVFSPEGSLYQVEYAFKAVTYPGLLTISIRCKDAVLVVTQHQIPDRLMRPDSVTALYEVTPGIGCCMTGRAPDGRALVQRAREEASDYHYRYGVPIPIAVLAKRMGDKAQVRTQQAGLRPMGVVSTFIGMDQSDEDGLLKPKIYTVDPAGWTGGHIACAAGKKQVEAMAFLEKRQKSTEFDTLTQKEAAMIALAALQSAIGTAVKATEVEVGRCTAANPTFQRVQNCEVEEWLTAVAEAD; the protein is encoded by the coding sequence ATGAACCGCGCAGGCTTCGACAAGTACATCACCGTCTTCAGCCCCGAGGGCTCGCTGTACCAGGTGGAGTACGCGTTCAAAGCGGTCACCTACCCTGGTCTGCTCACGATTTCTATCCGCTGTAAAGATGCCgttctggtggtgacgcaGCACCAGATTCCCGATCGCCTTATGCGTCCTGACTCGGTGACAGCGCTCTATGAGGTCACTCCGGGTATTGGCTGCTGCATGACTGGCCGCGCACCCGACGGGCGTGCCctggtgcagcgcgcgcggGAGGAAGCGTCGGATTACCACTACCGCTACGGTGTGCCGATCCCAATAGCGGTGTTGGCGAAGCGCATGGGCGACAAGGCGCAGGTGCGTACCCAGCAGGCCGGCCTGCGGCCGATGGGCGTGGTGAGCACCTTCATCGGCATGGACCAGAGTGACGAGGACGGTTTACTGAAGCCGAAAATTTACACCGTCGACCCGGCCGGCTGGACTGGCGGGCATatcgcctgcgctgctggcaAGAAGCAAGTTGAGGCAATGGCATTCTTGGAAAAGCGGCAGAAGAGCACCGAGTTTGACACACTGACgcagaaggaggcggcgatgatcgcgctggcggcactgcagagTGCGATCGGCACGGCTGTCAAGgcgacagaggtggaggtgggccGCTGCACGGCGGCCAACCCGACCTTTCAGCGGGTGCAAAACTGTGAGGTTGAGGAGTGGCTGACCGCCGTGGCCGAGGCGGATTGA
- a CDS encoding hypothetical protein (TriTrypDB/GeneDB-style sysID: LpmP.34.4710): protein MLKEWLRGSSSEAEKPVEKKPVSRMVVDAEKPLETHESAASKRRELYEKKLAESAKEGPPHPSKTVTYDGIFRKTQGVLLEGNNNEIQEGITLNIARNAQNTMVSTKWALVNPQMSHWEVNLQMNGFSDIVAASWNTLNRYQLMYQRVFSTGAMLVTQFMAQKQGGLSQGTVFAMMQYPWRFGGCTQVQYVKDQSLSLSHVQRLIRGVHIGTNLTFEPATHSSYLSHAISLMTAKRDAGFMAEMTPSKGTWKIAATAFDWAVNMDAAIELEYMEGRESMKSALNVGCRKSFVGGAQLTTSLLGFNIAKVNLDLPFGGEVPGTNQLRLTFNCQYDIHSGALKQGLIFTA, encoded by the coding sequence ATGCTGAAGGAGTGGCTACGCGGGTCCTCgagcgaggcggagaagccTGTCGAGAAGAAGCCTGTATCTCGCATGGTGGTAGATGCGGAGAAGCCGCTGGAGACGCACGAGAGCGCCGCGAGCAAGCGCCGCGAGTTGTATGAGAAGAAGCTCGCGGAGTCGGCGAAGGAGGGGCCGCCCCATCCAAGCAAGACGGTTACCTACGATGGCATTTTTCGCAAGACACAgggcgtgctgctggagggTAATAACAATGAGATTCAGGAGGGCATCACCCTCAATATCGCCCGCAACGCACAGAACACGATGGTCTCGACAAAGTGGGCGCTCGTTAACCCACAGATGTCCCACTGGGAGGTGAACTTGCAGATGAACGGCTTCAGTGATATTGTGGCGGCCTCGTGGAACACATTGAATCGCTACCAGCTCATGTACCAGCGCGTCTTCAGCACTGGCGCTATGCTCGTGACGCAATTCATGGCGCAGAAGCAAGGTGGCCTATCCCAGGGTACTGTGTTTGCCATGATGCAGTATCCGTGGCGCTTTGGCGGCTGCACTCAGGTGCAGTACGTGAAGGACCAGTCACTGAGCCTGAGCCACGTGCAGCGTCTTATCCGAGGCGTCCACATAGGCACCAATCTCACGTTCGAACCTGCAACGCACAGCTCCTACCTCTCGCACGCCATCTCCCTCATGACTGCGAAGAGGGACGCCGGTTTTATGGCAGAGATGACACCGAGCAAGGGGACGTGGAAGATTGCGGCGACAGCTTTTGACTGGGCAGTGAACATGGATGCCGCGATTGAGCTAGAGTACATGGAGGGCCGCGAGAGCATGAAGAGTGCCCTCAACGTAGGCTGCCGCAAGAGCTTCGTTGGTGGGGCGCAGCTGACGACCTCCTTGTTAGGCTTCAATATCGCCAAGGTGAATCTCGATCTGCCCTTTGGCGGCGAGGTGCCTGGCACAAATCAGCTCCGCCTCACCTTCAACTGCCAGTACGACATCCACTCTGGTGCACTGAAGCAGGGCCTCATCTTTACAGCTTAA